The Nitrospira sp. KM1 genome includes a window with the following:
- a CDS encoding single-stranded DNA-binding protein, whose amino-acid sequence MAGFNKVVLLGNLTRNPELRYTPNGTPVATLGLAVSRRYRQGEELKEEVCFVDVVVFGKQAEHCGQYLSKGNGVIVDGRLQQRRWETDDGQKRSKHEVVAQTVTFMPKRTDSGSSQEAPAHDEPHYDYEEQQ is encoded by the coding sequence GTGGCCGGATTTAACAAAGTCGTCCTTCTCGGAAATCTGACGCGCAATCCTGAATTGCGGTACACACCGAACGGAACTCCCGTGGCGACTTTGGGCCTGGCGGTCAGCCGGCGATACCGACAGGGCGAGGAATTGAAAGAAGAAGTATGTTTTGTGGATGTGGTCGTATTCGGGAAGCAGGCGGAGCATTGTGGGCAATATTTGAGCAAAGGCAATGGAGTTATCGTCGATGGGCGGTTGCAGCAGCGGCGTTGGGAAACGGATGACGGTCAGAAGCGCAGCAAACATGAAGTGGTTGCACAGACCGTGACGTTCATGCCGAAGCGTACTGACAGCGGCTCGAGTCAAGAGGCTCCGGCGCACGACGAACCGCACTACGATTACGAAGAGCAGCAGTAA
- a CDS encoding DUF177 domain-containing protein, which yields MNILTPLVADITAEGRSFVGDVSAEELELSDADTVLRGPLSVSLDLLKADEIIAVTGVIEGTAIRQCVRCLKEYDEALVFSVRAAYSREGKEAKKEPKPLGGHQKPGSSDSKHSGFSKRETGSDEDVDDDGYLYQGDHLELGPMLREHVILAAPMQPLCRSECAGLCARCGKDLNAGPCQCPAEPQSGSIRIIRSTK from the coding sequence ATGAATATTCTCACTCCGCTGGTTGCGGACATTACAGCCGAAGGACGTTCTTTTGTGGGCGATGTATCGGCTGAGGAGTTGGAATTGTCTGATGCCGACACGGTGCTCCGGGGTCCGTTGTCCGTCAGCTTGGATCTGCTCAAAGCGGACGAGATCATTGCCGTGACGGGAGTGATCGAAGGCACAGCGATCCGGCAATGCGTGCGGTGTTTGAAAGAGTATGACGAGGCCCTGGTGTTTTCAGTACGCGCCGCGTATTCCCGCGAGGGGAAAGAAGCGAAAAAGGAACCCAAGCCGCTCGGGGGACATCAAAAACCAGGGAGCTCGGACTCAAAACATTCTGGCTTCAGCAAACGCGAGACGGGCTCGGACGAGGATGTGGACGATGACGGCTATTTGTATCAAGGCGATCATCTGGAATTAGGACCGATGCTGCGTGAGCATGTGATCTTGGCCGCACCGATGCAACCATTGTGTCGAAGCGAATGTGCAGGCTTATGTGCCCGTTGCGGAAAAGACCTCAATGCAGGACCCTGTCAGTGTCCGGCAGAGCCACAGTCCGGTTCTATTCGAATCATTCGAAGTACAAAGTAG
- the pth gene encoding aminoacyl-tRNA hydrolase — MRLLVGLGNPGTSYARTRHNAGMWVLERAAARWSVRLFRRGVACRGAGRIGSEALELAGTLDYMNVTGPPVKGLLRDLSLTPESLILIHDDLDLEPGRLRIKQNGGHGGHNGIKSIVQAIGTSQFVRVKIGIGRPIPSVDSADYVLAPVTADDMAVIDPVLERAVDALECLISRGVDVAMNQFNIRDNSGDEQEG; from the coding sequence TTGCGGCTGCTCGTTGGACTGGGTAATCCCGGGACTTCATACGCCCGGACCCGCCACAATGCCGGAATGTGGGTCCTTGAGCGGGCGGCTGCCCGATGGTCGGTACGTCTCTTCAGGCGGGGAGTGGCCTGCCGGGGAGCTGGGCGTATTGGCTCCGAAGCGCTTGAACTCGCCGGCACGCTTGACTATATGAACGTGACCGGCCCGCCGGTCAAAGGACTGCTCCGAGATCTCTCGCTCACTCCCGAAAGTCTTATCCTCATCCACGACGATCTTGATCTTGAACCCGGGCGACTCCGTATCAAACAAAACGGCGGTCACGGTGGACATAACGGAATCAAATCGATCGTCCAGGCTATCGGGACCTCACAGTTCGTACGGGTCAAAATCGGGATTGGACGTCCGATTCCGAGTGTCGACTCTGCGGACTACGTATTGGCGCCGGTGACGGCAGATGACATGGCCGTCATCGATCCTGTGCTGGAGCGGGCCGTCGACGCGCTGGAATGTCTAATCTCCCGCGGCGTCGATGTCGCGATGAATCAATTCAACATCAGGGATAATTCAGGCGACGAACAGGAAGGATAA
- the rpsF gene encoding 30S ribosomal protein S6, which produces MELYESLFIIRPSITDEETNALIEKMKAVAEKTGAQFIKSENWGRKKLAYEVRRERKGTYVYFYFKGPNNTVGELERAYRLEDNIIKFLTVHLEKELVPRRAPEAPSEEFAGGRI; this is translated from the coding sequence ATGGAACTCTACGAGTCTCTCTTTATCATTCGTCCGTCCATTACAGACGAAGAAACGAATGCCCTCATTGAAAAGATGAAAGCGGTGGCCGAAAAGACCGGCGCTCAATTCATCAAATCGGAAAATTGGGGACGTAAGAAGCTCGCATACGAAGTCCGGCGTGAACGCAAGGGCACGTATGTCTATTTTTATTTCAAGGGGCCGAATAATACCGTCGGCGAATTGGAACGGGCGTATCGTCTGGAAGACAATATCATCAAGTTTCTGACCGTCCACCTTGAAAAGGAACTGGTACCGCGGCGCGCTCCTGAGGCGCCCTCAGAGGAGTTTGCCGGTGGCCGGATTTAA
- the ispE gene encoding 4-(cytidine 5'-diphospho)-2-C-methyl-D-erythritol kinase, whose product MTKSFPASDPTPQDIVTVAAPAKINPILRILDRRPDGYHNLWSVMQTVGLEDEVQMRLLPGRHDIRLHCDTEQLASDHTNLVYRAASAAIGRSRRSTGLEIKLSKRIPMGAGLGGGSSDAAATLIGLNRLLNMHWSREEMAAMGEPLGSDVPFFLFGPSAVVSGRGEKVRPVNIEGPRWVVLVNPGFGIETRWAYAQLAASRSSVNPASWHPPRPYDAEHVTWDQLAQDSENDFEGPVYAKHGILKELTQALRDQGAEMALLSGSGATVFGIFRHEVAAKLARKHFDGLKKIQTFVVQTCSGPRIVP is encoded by the coding sequence GTGACTAAAAGTTTTCCAGCCTCGGATCCCACGCCACAGGATATTGTCACAGTCGCCGCTCCCGCCAAAATCAATCCGATACTGCGCATTCTGGACCGCCGTCCAGACGGTTACCATAATCTCTGGTCCGTCATGCAGACGGTGGGGCTCGAAGATGAGGTCCAGATGCGTCTCCTGCCGGGACGACACGACATTCGTCTCCACTGTGATACGGAACAGCTGGCTTCGGATCATACGAATCTCGTGTATCGGGCTGCTTCCGCAGCGATAGGCCGGTCTCGACGATCGACTGGTCTGGAGATTAAACTTTCAAAACGTATTCCAATGGGTGCGGGTCTCGGCGGTGGTAGCAGTGATGCTGCAGCCACCCTAATTGGACTCAACCGGCTGTTGAACATGCACTGGTCACGCGAGGAAATGGCGGCAATGGGCGAGCCTCTCGGTAGCGACGTGCCGTTTTTCCTCTTTGGCCCGTCAGCCGTCGTGTCCGGACGAGGAGAGAAGGTTCGACCAGTCAATATTGAAGGACCAAGGTGGGTGGTGCTAGTGAATCCAGGGTTTGGAATTGAGACCAGATGGGCCTACGCACAATTGGCGGCATCAAGATCTTCTGTGAATCCTGCATCGTGGCATCCTCCGCGCCCCTACGATGCTGAACATGTGACATGGGATCAACTGGCTCAAGACAGTGAAAATGATTTCGAAGGCCCTGTATATGCCAAGCATGGAATTTTAAAAGAGCTCACTCAAGCATTGAGAGATCAGGGAGCGGAAATGGCGCTGTTATCCGGAAGCGGGGCAACCGTTTTTGGGATATTTCGCCATGAAGTTGCGGCAAAATTGGCCCGTAAGCACTTCGATGGTCTTAAGAAGATACAAACATTTGTCGTGCAGACCTGTTCCGGGCCGCGTATCGTTCCCTAA
- a CDS encoding 50S ribosomal protein L25 has protein sequence MKFDLAVTVREKTGKGAARQLRRDGKVPGVLYGQGECLLLTIEPDALVKILKTQAGSTALISLTINGAKSKPKRTALLRDFQVDPVEGHVLHADLFEISMEKAIRVKVPVHVTGGVPVGVKEGGILHFNMRELHVECLPGALPDYIEVDASPLAIGQGIHLKEIAKRDGVRYLDDPEQMVVSVAVPMSDAKLEALLTSQAAGAEGAKEPEVAIKGKVATEATEGGEAAKAGAPAAGADAKAAEKKEGAAAAPKAEKKEAEKKK, from the coding sequence ATGAAATTCGATTTGGCGGTCACGGTCAGAGAAAAAACGGGGAAAGGAGCCGCCAGGCAACTACGCCGCGACGGAAAAGTCCCGGGTGTGTTGTACGGGCAGGGAGAATGTCTGCTGCTGACGATAGAGCCGGATGCTTTGGTGAAGATACTCAAAACGCAGGCCGGCAGCACAGCATTGATCTCTTTGACTATCAATGGGGCCAAGTCGAAGCCGAAACGGACGGCGCTATTGAGGGATTTTCAGGTCGATCCCGTCGAAGGGCATGTCCTTCATGCCGACCTGTTCGAAATTTCAATGGAGAAGGCTATCCGGGTCAAGGTTCCCGTGCACGTCACGGGTGGCGTTCCGGTCGGCGTCAAGGAGGGTGGCATCCTTCATTTTAATATGCGCGAGCTGCATGTCGAATGTCTGCCTGGTGCACTGCCCGACTATATTGAAGTCGACGCGTCCCCGCTTGCGATCGGACAGGGGATTCACCTCAAAGAGATTGCAAAGCGCGATGGTGTTCGGTACCTCGATGATCCCGAGCAGATGGTCGTCAGTGTGGCAGTGCCCATGTCGGATGCCAAACTCGAAGCGCTTCTGACCAGCCAAGCTGCAGGGGCTGAGGGAGCCAAAGAACCGGAGGTTGCCATCAAAGGCAAGGTCGCGACCGAAGCGACTGAAGGAGGCGAGGCGGCGAAGGCGGGAGCGCCGGCTGCTGGGGCCGACGCAAAGGCCGCAGAAAAGAAAGAAGGAGCTGCGGCCGCTCCGAAGGCTGAGAAGAAAGAAGCCGAGAAGAAGAAGTAA
- a CDS encoding UdgX family uracil-DNA binding protein (This protein belongs to the uracil DNA glycosylase superfamily, members of which act in excision repair of DNA. However, it belongs more specifically to UdgX branch, whose founding member was found to bind uracil in DNA (where it does not belong), without cleaving it, appears to promote DNA repair by a pathway involving RecA, rather than base excision.), with the protein MQRRDDRSAAPFIPVRLALPALKRAAAVCTGCDLYRQATQTVFGDGPPRAELLFVGEQPGDQEDRTGRPFIGPAGRVLDRALADAGIARTQTYVTNAVKHFKWEPLSKRRKHKKPSAKELAACRPWLEAEVQTIKPRAIVCLGTTAAQAIFGKAIRLHEMRNRRWKTSMSPNVFVTVHPSAILHQPDAARRSEEYKRFVGELRRIARSVQQIPRSRVRY; encoded by the coding sequence ATGCAACGCCGTGATGACCGATCCGCCGCTCCGTTCATCCCCGTCAGACTGGCCCTGCCGGCACTGAAACGAGCCGCCGCAGTCTGTACCGGATGCGATCTCTATCGGCAAGCTACTCAAACGGTGTTTGGGGATGGGCCGCCGCGCGCCGAGTTACTCTTCGTGGGAGAACAACCGGGCGACCAGGAAGACCGGACAGGCCGCCCCTTTATTGGACCGGCAGGAAGGGTTCTCGATCGTGCGCTGGCAGACGCCGGCATTGCCCGGACACAAACCTATGTGACGAATGCGGTCAAACACTTCAAGTGGGAGCCCCTCAGCAAGCGCCGAAAGCACAAGAAACCTTCTGCCAAGGAGCTGGCCGCCTGCCGGCCTTGGCTGGAAGCTGAAGTACAGACTATCAAGCCACGCGCGATCGTATGTCTTGGGACGACGGCCGCACAAGCTATCTTTGGCAAAGCTATCCGCTTGCATGAAATGAGAAATCGGCGATGGAAGACGTCCATGAGTCCGAATGTGTTCGTGACAGTCCATCCGTCGGCGATCCTTCATCAGCCCGACGCAGCCCGACGCAGCGAGGAATACAAACGCTTTGTCGGCGAACTGAGACGCATCGCACGGTCAGTTCAACAAATCCCTAGAAGCAGGGTCCGCTACTAG
- a CDS encoding ribose-phosphate pyrophosphokinase, with protein sequence MSRELMIFSGNANPALAHEICAYLGVKLGEATVSSFSDGEIRIKIEENVRGADVFVVQSSCEPVNDSLMELLIMIDALKRSSANRITAVIPYFGYARQDRKDQPRVPISAKLVADLISTAGTDRVLTMDLHAGQIQGFFNVPVDHLYALPVLLDYITKQKLADLVVVSPDAGGVERARAFAKRLQANLAIIDKRREGPNQTQIMNIIGDVEGKSALLLDDMIDTAGTIVQGARACADKGAREVWTACTHAVLSGPALERLQNSCLRQVVITNTIPMRGKEQVCPKLHQLSVAPLLGEAIRRIHEDESVSSLFA encoded by the coding sequence ATGAGCAGAGAATTGATGATTTTCTCTGGCAACGCGAATCCGGCCCTCGCTCATGAGATTTGCGCCTATCTCGGCGTCAAACTTGGTGAGGCGACCGTGTCGTCATTCAGCGACGGCGAAATTCGGATCAAGATCGAAGAAAATGTGCGTGGGGCCGACGTTTTCGTTGTTCAATCGTCCTGTGAGCCGGTCAATGATTCGCTCATGGAATTATTGATCATGATCGATGCACTTAAGCGCTCATCGGCCAACCGCATCACGGCGGTCATTCCTTACTTCGGTTACGCCAGACAGGACCGTAAAGACCAGCCTCGAGTACCGATTTCGGCCAAGCTGGTGGCCGATCTGATCAGTACCGCCGGTACGGATCGTGTGCTGACGATGGATTTGCACGCAGGACAGATTCAGGGGTTTTTCAATGTTCCCGTGGACCATCTTTACGCCTTGCCTGTGCTACTGGATTACATCACAAAACAGAAATTGGCCGACCTGGTCGTCGTGTCGCCGGATGCAGGAGGCGTGGAGCGTGCCAGGGCATTTGCGAAACGCTTACAGGCGAATTTAGCCATCATCGACAAGCGGCGTGAGGGGCCGAATCAGACGCAGATCATGAATATCATCGGTGATGTCGAAGGGAAAAGCGCCCTCTTGTTAGACGACATGATCGATACAGCGGGTACGATCGTGCAAGGCGCTCGGGCCTGTGCTGACAAAGGCGCTCGTGAAGTCTGGACAGCCTGTACGCATGCGGTCCTTTCGGGACCTGCGCTCGAACGTCTCCAAAACTCCTGTCTCCGACAGGTCGTCATCACCAATACAATTCCAATGCGTGGGAAAGAGCAAGTCTGTCCTAAGTTGCATCAACTGTCAGTTGCCCCGCTCTTGGGCGAAGCGATCCGGCGCATTCATGAAGACGAGTCGGTCAGTTCCTTGTTTGCATAG
- a CDS encoding acyloxyacyl hydrolase yields the protein MRLESLLLRGGVSGSSVIGEEQQTDFGQIDLALTAKLPWQWEVGSDWILGTRLLTSAGALRGAHETNGIFTLMPFDVSFGRKDQRVSIDIGVGGALLTDYRFGKQNFGGPFQFVWTFGVRSRIAGPIGLGYHFQHYSDAAMYGSDSRGVDLHLLELIYWFEPYW from the coding sequence ATGAGGCTTGAATCTTTGCTCTTGAGGGGAGGCGTCAGCGGCAGTTCGGTGATTGGGGAAGAGCAACAGACGGATTTTGGTCAGATCGACCTTGCGCTCACCGCGAAGCTTCCGTGGCAATGGGAGGTCGGATCTGACTGGATTCTGGGAACTCGTCTCCTGACCTCTGCCGGGGCTCTCCGAGGAGCACATGAAACCAATGGAATATTCACGCTGATGCCGTTTGATGTCAGCTTCGGTCGAAAAGATCAACGCGTATCCATTGATATCGGCGTCGGCGGGGCCCTACTCACCGACTACAGATTTGGCAAGCAAAATTTCGGTGGACCGTTCCAATTTGTCTGGACATTCGGAGTGCGCAGCCGAATAGCCGGTCCCATCGGACTCGGCTATCATTTCCAACATTATTCCGATGCCGCGATGTACGGAAGTGATAGCCGCGGCGTTGATCTGCATCTCCTAGAACTCATCTACTGGTTCGAGCCCTATTGGTGA
- a CDS encoding DNA polymerase III subunit alpha: protein MGNRSHLPWANLTMTPSKFIHLHVHSDYSPMRGVSPLAVLCESAKRYGMTSLAVTDTNGLYGAIRFIEEARHYGIRPILGAELTAGEHRTVLLIKTLEGYSNLCRLLSERHSGSSFDFVTAVARHRSGLILITDDEEALTAWGHDARQDLYVELTPGPAMHRAVQWSRRTGVPPVASNRVYFANPSDIETHRLLRAIDLNTTLSRLPPEACCSPTQWLASPEHMTSQFPHVPEALENTVRIAGACHSDWTFGKLVVHAFQGLSDEAACVKLRKQTYEGAAARYGVVSHEIRERIEKELAVIRDNRFAHYFLIVQDIVWSRLTCGRGSVAASIVSYCLGITHVDPLTHKLFFERFLNSGRKDPPDIDIDFPWDERDKIINDVFKQYAGRIAMVANQNSLGLRAAIRETAKVHGMPAQEITAISSRIMRQQGFLKAQTREQWVHELSGSLRLHAPWPDILYQALGARNHFRHLSQHCGGVVIVPDDIRRYVPIESTTTQRPVIQWEKDQAEEAGLVKIDLLGNRSLAVIRDALAAIASHTGRLLDYAYWDPLQDEATKELIQRGDTIGCFYVESPATRLLLKKLWSGMPAACRATADVFEYLVVVSSLVRPAAITFVHDFVRRAHGEQFKPLHEKLKPILAETFGIMVYQEDVTKVAMALADFSVEDADQLRKIISKKHKERQLGDYYRQFCQGAARNGASPLVIEQIWRMIMSFAGYSFCKPHSASYAQVSFKAAYLRAHHPAEFMAAVISNQGGFYSTFAYLSEARRMGLAILPPDINASDWAYRGEGDRIRMGLMQVKTISKDLGEQIIKKRTEGGPFRSFSDFLKRVNLKPSQARALIRAGCCDAIAGELTRPALLWRLYAEACLSSGPLPVPEDYSALQKQLHERESFGFLISRHPLTLYRRQIERLRPVPASRMGRFVGHRITMVGWLITEKSVTTKSDLPMEFITLEDTTALYDGTLFPNVYRRCHHLLAPDRPYIVRGLVEEMLGAVTLTVHDLQLLEGKEQESEARIPPEPWYENACNAVMTDPPLRSSPSDWPCRH, encoded by the coding sequence ATGGGGAACAGGAGCCATCTCCCGTGGGCGAACCTCACGATGACGCCTTCCAAGTTCATTCATCTTCACGTGCATTCGGATTATTCTCCGATGCGCGGGGTGTCACCACTCGCCGTGCTTTGCGAGTCGGCGAAAAGATACGGCATGACCTCCCTCGCCGTCACGGATACCAACGGACTGTATGGCGCCATCAGATTCATCGAGGAAGCGCGTCACTACGGGATACGGCCTATTCTCGGCGCCGAATTGACGGCGGGCGAACATCGCACCGTATTACTGATCAAAACTCTGGAGGGTTATTCTAACTTATGCCGCCTCTTGTCCGAACGGCACTCCGGTTCCTCCTTTGATTTTGTCACTGCGGTTGCCCGTCATCGCAGCGGACTGATTCTCATCACCGATGACGAAGAGGCGCTCACGGCCTGGGGGCATGATGCCCGCCAAGACCTGTATGTCGAGTTGACACCGGGCCCGGCCATGCATCGGGCCGTCCAATGGAGCCGACGTACCGGAGTGCCTCCCGTCGCCTCCAATCGAGTGTATTTTGCAAACCCATCGGACATCGAAACCCATCGTCTCTTGCGGGCCATTGATCTGAATACCACCCTGTCTCGTCTCCCGCCTGAAGCCTGCTGCTCACCGACTCAATGGCTGGCATCACCCGAACATATGACGTCGCAATTCCCTCACGTACCGGAAGCGCTGGAGAACACGGTGCGGATCGCCGGCGCCTGTCACAGCGATTGGACGTTCGGTAAGTTGGTCGTTCACGCTTTTCAAGGACTGTCGGATGAAGCAGCGTGCGTCAAGCTGCGCAAACAGACGTATGAAGGCGCCGCGGCCCGCTACGGCGTCGTTTCCCATGAAATCCGTGAACGGATTGAAAAGGAACTCGCAGTCATCAGAGACAACCGGTTTGCGCATTACTTTCTGATCGTCCAGGACATTGTCTGGTCACGCCTAACGTGCGGCCGAGGTTCGGTCGCCGCCTCGATTGTCTCCTATTGTCTGGGCATTACCCACGTAGACCCCCTCACGCATAAGCTGTTCTTTGAACGGTTTTTGAATTCCGGGCGTAAGGATCCTCCCGACATCGATATCGACTTTCCGTGGGACGAGCGCGACAAGATTATCAACGATGTATTCAAACAATACGCCGGTCGTATCGCCATGGTGGCAAACCAGAATAGCCTTGGCTTGCGTGCAGCCATCCGCGAAACCGCAAAAGTCCATGGCATGCCGGCACAAGAGATCACGGCGATCTCCTCTCGCATCATGCGCCAGCAGGGGTTTCTGAAAGCCCAGACGCGCGAACAATGGGTGCATGAACTTTCCGGATCCCTTCGATTACATGCCCCCTGGCCCGACATTCTCTATCAGGCTCTTGGAGCACGGAATCATTTCCGACATCTCTCCCAGCATTGCGGAGGAGTCGTAATCGTGCCGGATGACATCCGGCGGTACGTGCCCATCGAATCGACGACGACTCAGCGGCCCGTCATTCAATGGGAAAAAGACCAGGCAGAAGAGGCGGGACTCGTCAAGATCGACCTACTCGGAAACCGCTCGCTGGCCGTCATTCGCGATGCACTGGCCGCGATCGCCAGCCATACCGGACGATTGCTCGACTATGCGTACTGGGATCCATTGCAGGACGAGGCCACTAAAGAACTAATCCAGCGCGGAGATACTATCGGCTGCTTCTATGTCGAATCACCGGCCACGAGGTTGTTGCTGAAAAAACTGTGGAGCGGCATGCCCGCCGCGTGCCGGGCGACTGCGGATGTCTTCGAGTATCTCGTTGTTGTCTCCTCACTTGTCCGGCCTGCCGCCATCACTTTCGTCCATGACTTTGTACGGCGGGCACATGGCGAACAATTCAAGCCATTGCACGAGAAGCTGAAGCCTATTCTGGCCGAGACGTTCGGCATCATGGTGTATCAGGAAGATGTCACCAAAGTCGCCATGGCCCTGGCGGATTTTTCCGTGGAAGACGCGGATCAACTACGCAAGATTATCAGCAAAAAGCATAAAGAGCGGCAGTTGGGTGATTACTATAGACAGTTTTGCCAAGGAGCAGCCAGAAACGGTGCCTCGCCACTCGTGATCGAGCAGATTTGGCGGATGATCATGAGCTTCGCCGGCTATAGCTTTTGCAAGCCTCATTCAGCCAGCTATGCGCAGGTATCGTTCAAGGCTGCGTACCTTAGGGCGCACCATCCGGCCGAGTTTATGGCCGCGGTCATCAGCAACCAGGGTGGGTTCTATTCGACCTTTGCCTATCTTTCCGAGGCACGGCGGATGGGACTCGCCATACTCCCTCCGGATATTAACGCCAGCGACTGGGCGTATCGCGGTGAGGGGGATCGGATCCGCATGGGCTTGATGCAGGTCAAGACGATCTCCAAGGATCTTGGTGAGCAGATCATCAAGAAACGGACGGAGGGCGGTCCTTTTCGTTCGTTCTCAGATTTTTTGAAGCGCGTCAACTTGAAACCAAGTCAGGCACGCGCATTGATTCGCGCCGGCTGCTGTGATGCGATTGCCGGAGAGCTTACGCGACCGGCGTTGTTGTGGCGGCTGTATGCGGAGGCCTGCCTATCCTCTGGACCGTTGCCGGTTCCTGAGGATTACTCGGCTTTGCAGAAGCAGCTCCATGAAAGAGAATCGTTTGGTTTTTTGATAAGCCGCCATCCGTTGACCCTCTATCGGCGGCAAATCGAGCGACTGCGACCGGTCCCGGCCTCCCGGATGGGTCGTTTTGTCGGACATCGTATCACAATGGTCGGCTGGTTGATCACGGAAAAATCCGTGACCACGAAAAGCGATCTGCCCATGGAATTTATCACGCTTGAAGATACCACCGCCCTGTATGACGGGACTCTCTTTCCGAACGTGTATCGGCGCTGCCATCATCTCCTGGCACCCGACCGGCCGTATATCGTGCGCGGGCTTGTCGAGGAAATGCTCGGCGCCGTCACCCTGACGGTTCATGATCTTCAATTGCTCGAAGGCAAGGAACAAGAATCAGAGGCGCGCATACCCCCAGAGCCGTGGTATGAGAATGCATGCAACGCCGTGATGACCGATCCGCCGCTCCGTTCATCCCCGTCAGACTGGCCCTGCCGGCACTGA
- the ychF gene encoding redox-regulated ATPase YchF — protein MGLCCGMIGLPNVGKTTVFNALTGGGALAANYPFATVDPNTGIALVPDPRLQRLTSIFASKKTTYSTLEVRDIAGLVEGASKGEGLGNQFLGHIREVDALLHVVRCFQGTDVVHVSGSVDPIRDIGVIETELMLADLDSLERRRQKTEKKVRAGDKKAAFEIEFLSRMIGRLDKGEWLGNLTYTSEERTLLDECQLLSAKPVLFVANVSESGDTDDALVKTVRTFAEKRGARVVTICGQLEAELSTLPETERSDFLAGMGLTESGLVRLTREAYALLNLITFFTAGEIESRAWPIVKQTKAPQAAGKIHSDMERGFIRAEVYTYDDLLAHGSEAKVKEKGLFRLEGKEYVIQEADIVYFRFNV, from the coding sequence ATGGGGCTCTGTTGCGGCATGATCGGGCTGCCGAACGTTGGAAAAACCACAGTCTTCAATGCATTGACCGGTGGGGGTGCACTGGCAGCCAACTATCCGTTTGCGACTGTCGATCCAAATACGGGCATTGCGCTGGTTCCCGATCCTCGGCTTCAAAGACTCACAAGCATTTTTGCGTCGAAGAAGACGACGTACAGCACGCTTGAGGTCCGTGACATCGCCGGGTTGGTGGAAGGGGCCAGTAAGGGAGAAGGTCTTGGCAACCAGTTTCTGGGGCACATCCGTGAAGTGGACGCCCTGCTCCATGTAGTTCGATGTTTCCAGGGAACGGACGTCGTACATGTCAGCGGCAGCGTCGATCCGATCCGCGACATCGGAGTCATCGAAACAGAGTTGATGCTGGCCGATCTCGACTCTCTGGAACGCCGCAGACAGAAAACCGAAAAGAAAGTGCGGGCTGGCGACAAGAAAGCCGCATTTGAAATCGAATTCCTTTCTCGTATGATCGGCAGATTGGACAAAGGTGAATGGCTGGGCAATCTGACCTACACCTCTGAAGAGCGCACGCTCTTGGATGAATGCCAGCTATTGTCCGCCAAACCGGTTCTATTCGTCGCGAACGTTTCGGAAAGCGGGGACACAGATGACGCTCTGGTCAAGACGGTGCGCACCTTTGCTGAGAAGCGCGGCGCGCGTGTCGTGACGATTTGTGGTCAGTTGGAAGCAGAATTGTCAACGCTGCCTGAGACCGAACGATCGGATTTCCTGGCAGGGATGGGGTTGACGGAATCAGGACTGGTCCGTCTCACGCGGGAAGCCTATGCCTTATTGAACCTCATCACGTTTTTCACAGCGGGAGAAATCGAGTCGCGTGCCTGGCCCATTGTGAAACAGACGAAGGCACCGCAGGCGGCAGGGAAGATCCACTCCGATATGGAACGGGGATTCATTCGTGCCGAGGTCTACACGTATGACGATCTCCTCGCGCATGGATCTGAAGCCAAAGTAAAGGAAAAAGGGTTGTTTCGTCTGGAAGGCAAAGAATATGTCATTCAAGAAGCGGATATCGTCTATTTTCGATTTAACGTATGA
- the rpsR gene encoding 30S ribosomal protein S18 produces MERERAGGGGRGDGGGGGGRFFQRRRPCRFCIEKGSIDFKDVGLLRNFLTERGRIVPRRISGNCLGHQRELTTAVKRARHIALISFAEER; encoded by the coding sequence ATGGAACGCGAACGTGCTGGCGGTGGTGGGCGGGGTGATGGAGGTGGAGGAGGCGGACGGTTTTTTCAGCGCCGCAGACCCTGCCGGTTTTGCATTGAAAAAGGTTCGATTGATTTTAAAGATGTGGGGCTGTTGCGTAATTTTTTGACGGAACGCGGCCGCATCGTGCCTCGGCGCATCTCCGGCAACTGCTTGGGGCATCAACGCGAATTGACCACGGCGGTCAAACGAGCCCGTCACATCGCACTCATCAGTTTCGCCGAAGAACGGTAA